Proteins found in one Hippopotamus amphibius kiboko isolate mHipAmp2 chromosome 12, mHipAmp2.hap2, whole genome shotgun sequence genomic segment:
- the PCNA gene encoding proliferating cell nuclear antigen: MFEARLVQGSILKKVLEALKDLINEACWDISSSGVNLQSMDSSHVSLVQLTLRSEGFDTYRCDRNLAMGVNLTSMSKILKCAGNEDIITLRAEDNADTLALVFEAPNQEKVSDYEMKLMDLDVEQLGIPEQEYSCVVKMPSGEFARICRDLSHIGDAVVISCAKDGVKFSASGELGNGNIKLSQTSNVDKEEEAVAIEMNEPVQLTFALRYLNFFTKATPLSPTVTLSMSADVPLVVEYKIADMGHLKYYLAPKIEDEEGS; the protein is encoded by the exons ATGTTCGAGGCGCGCCTGGTCCAGGGCTCCATCTTGAAGAAGGTGCTGGAGGCGCTGAAGGACCTCATCAACGAGGCCTGCTGGGACATCAGCTCGAGCGGCGTCAACCTGCAGAGCATGGACTCGTCCCATGTCTCCTTGGTGCAGCTCACCCTGCGCTCCGAGGGCTTCGACACGTACCGCTGCGACCGCAACTTGGCCATGGGCGTGAACCTCACCAG CATGTCCAAAATACTAAAATGTGCTGGCAATGAAGACATCATTACACTAAGGGCTGAAGATAACGCCGACACCTTGGCACTAGTATTTGAAGCTCCAA ATCAAGAAAAGGTTTCAGACTATGAAATGAAGTTAATGGATTTAGATGTTGAACAACTTGGAATTCCA GAACAAGAGTATAGCTGTGTAGTAAAGATGCCTTCTGGTGAATTTGCACGTATATGCCGAGATCTCAGTCATATTGGAGATGCTGTTGTAATTTCCTGTGCAAAAGATGGAGTGAAATTTTCTGCAAGTGGAGAACttggaaatggaaatattaagTTGTCACAAACGAGTAATGTTGATAAAGAGGAGGAAGCT gTTGCCATAGAGATGAATGAACCAGTTCAGCTAACTTTTGCACTGAGGTAcctgaacttctttacaaaagcCACTCCACTGTCTCCTACAGTAACACTCAGTATGTCTGCAGATGTACCCCTtg TTGTAGAGTATAAAATTGCTGATATGGGACATTTAAAGTACTATTTGGCTCCCAAGATCGAGGATGAAGAAGGATCTTAG
- the TMEM230 gene encoding transmembrane protein 230 has translation MMPSRTNLATGIPSSKVKYSRLSSTDDGYIDLQFKKSPPKIPYKAIALATVLFLIGAFLIIIGSLLLAGYISKGGADRAVPVLIIGILVFLPGFYHLRIAYYASKGYRGYSYDDIPDFDD, from the exons ATGATGCCATCTCGAACGAACCTGGCTACTGGAATCCCCAGTAGTAAAGTGAAATATTCAAGGCTCTCCAGTACAGATGATGGCTACATCGACCTTCAG TTTAAGAAAAGCCCTCCTAAGATTCCATATAAGGCCATTGCGCTTGCTACAGTGCTGTTTTTGATTGGCGCCTTTCTCATTATCATAGGCTCCCTCCTGCTGGCAGGCTACATCAGCAAAGGG ggggcagaccgGGCGGTTCCTGTCCTGATCATTGGCATCCTGGTGTTCCTGCCAGGATTTTACCACCTGCGCATCGCCTACTATGCATCCAAAGGCTACCGGGGATACTCCTACGATGACATTCCAGACTTTGATGACTAG
- the LOC130833298 gene encoding complement component 1 Q subcomponent-binding protein, mitochondrial-like yields the protein MLQLLSCVPRTLGTAVAGLRAAAPSLLLLQPAFRPSARPFGLLSVHTGSVQLPGLLRPRGPCGCGGLHTEGDKAFVEFLSDEIKEEKKIQKYKSLPKMSGGWELEVNGTEAKLMRKVAGEKITVTFNINNSIPPPYDGGEEPSEGQKVEEQEPELTSIPNFVVEVVKDGSDKALMLDCHYPEDEIGQEEEDQSDIFSIKEVSFQSTSDSDWKDTNYTLNTDSLDWALYDHLMDFLADRGVDNTFADELVELSTALEHQEYITFLEDLKGFVKSQ from the coding sequence atgctgcagctgctgagctGCGTGCCCCGCACCCTGGGCACCGCCGTCGCCGGCCTCCGTGCCGCTGCGCCCTCCTTGCTGCTGCTGCAGCCCGCATTCCGGCCTTCCGCCCGGCCCTTCGGGCTGCTCAGCGTGCACACTGGGTCGGTGCAGCTGCCCGGACTCCTGCGGCCTCGGGGGCCCTGCGGCTGCGGCGGACTGCACACCGAAGGGGACAAAGCTTTTGTTGAGTTCCTCAGTGATGAGattaaggaggaaaagaagatacAGAAGTATAAGTCTCTCCCCAAGATGTCTGGAGGTTGGGAGCTGGAAGTGAATGGGACAGAAGCAAAATTAATGCGGAAAGTTGCTGGAGAAAAGATCACTGTCACTTTCAACATTAACAATAGCATCCCACCCCCATATGATGGTGGGGAGGAACCCTCAGAAGGGCAGAAGGTTGAAGAACAAGAACCTGAACTGACGTCCATTCCCAATTTTGTGGTTGAAGTTGTAAAGGATGGAAGCGACAAGGCTCTCATGCTGGACTGTCACTACCCAGAAGATGAGATTGGACAAGAAGAGGAGGACCAGAGTGACATTTTCTCCATCAAGGAAGTGAGCTTTCAGTCCACCAGCGATTCTGACTGGAAGGACACAAATTACACACTCAACACAGATTCCCTGGATTGGGCCTTATATGACCACCTCATGGATTTCCTTGCAGACCGAGGGGTGGACAACACTTTTGCTGATGAGCTGGTGGAGCTCAGCACAGCCCTGGAGCACCAGGAGTACATTACTTTTCTCGAAGACCTCAAAGGTTTTGTCAAAAGCCAGTAG